A window of Agrobacterium tumefaciens contains these coding sequences:
- a CDS encoding putative bifunctional diguanylate cyclase/phosphodiesterase: protein MAVIICCFVLATGYIAFVIAERQTALQKFARYNDSWAVSQTVAEFLRLQNRLAMFALSPGKVDRDELQLRLDIMLSRLELLKQGKLGAFINEQQQWRELVAKIDDVLAKLEQRINSLEPAEVPDLIAAMSALDAPMTTLASSSVAFDVNLIDTAHEDVRKLHIVYTALAGGLILCGIALVILLLRQNDLLNRAQKSMRGLTDDLRAATLELQAKNVRLEHDAYHDALTGLPNRALFRQELIERLRRSFGGTGTTAILLLDLDGFKDVNDTLGHDAGDALLQAVAQRLSAIGGDYDMVCRLGGDEFAVVSDDLNEDAARRLASKLIDQISRTYQLGEQEVKIGTCIGIAISHGAVDADELFKRADLALYEAKAIGPGRASVFKVRMQKQLTEKKSFEADLQTALQNDELEVYYQPQVATQTRKLCGFEALLRWKHPIRGDVPPSVFIPVAERTGLIHSLGKWVMETACREAMQWDEDMKVAVNLSPVQFHSTSLIQNVMGALEKSGLEPSRLELEITESILLNKSDQTINTLSRLKAVGIKIAMDDFGTGYSSLANLRGVPFDKIKIDRSFLRDITTDRDALAIVEFVVGVGRSLRMTTIAEGIETEEQYECVRRLGCDQVQGYLISRPLPAKELVAWSSV from the coding sequence GTGGCGGTCATTATCTGTTGCTTCGTCCTGGCAACGGGCTATATCGCTTTCGTCATTGCCGAGCGGCAGACCGCTCTGCAGAAATTTGCCCGTTATAATGATTCCTGGGCCGTCAGCCAGACGGTCGCCGAATTCCTGCGTCTCCAAAACAGATTGGCGATGTTTGCGCTCTCTCCCGGTAAGGTAGACCGGGATGAATTGCAGTTGCGTCTGGACATCATGCTAAGCCGTCTCGAGCTTCTCAAACAGGGAAAACTTGGCGCCTTCATCAACGAACAGCAGCAGTGGCGGGAACTCGTCGCCAAGATCGATGATGTTTTGGCCAAGCTGGAGCAGCGGATCAACAGTCTCGAACCAGCAGAGGTTCCGGATTTGATTGCGGCGATGAGCGCGCTGGATGCGCCGATGACGACGCTTGCCTCGTCCTCGGTTGCCTTTGACGTCAATCTCATCGATACCGCACACGAGGATGTGCGCAAGCTTCACATCGTCTATACCGCGCTTGCAGGCGGCCTGATCCTGTGCGGCATCGCGCTGGTGATCTTGCTGCTTCGCCAGAACGATCTGCTGAACCGGGCGCAGAAAAGCATGCGTGGCCTGACCGACGATCTGCGGGCGGCCACGCTGGAATTGCAGGCGAAAAATGTCAGGCTCGAACATGACGCCTATCATGACGCGCTGACGGGGCTACCCAACCGCGCACTGTTCCGGCAGGAATTGATCGAGAGATTACGCCGATCCTTTGGCGGAACCGGCACGACCGCAATCCTGCTTCTCGATCTCGACGGGTTCAAGGACGTCAACGATACGCTTGGCCACGATGCGGGCGATGCGCTGCTTCAGGCGGTGGCGCAGCGTCTTTCGGCAATCGGCGGTGATTACGACATGGTCTGCCGTCTGGGCGGCGACGAATTCGCGGTGGTTTCCGACGATCTCAACGAAGATGCCGCGCGACGCCTCGCCTCCAAGCTCATCGACCAGATCAGCCGCACCTACCAGCTGGGTGAGCAGGAGGTCAAAATCGGCACCTGTATCGGCATCGCCATTTCGCATGGCGCCGTCGATGCGGACGAATTGTTCAAGCGTGCGGATCTCGCGCTTTACGAGGCCAAGGCTATCGGTCCCGGCCGGGCGAGTGTGTTCAAGGTTCGCATGCAGAAGCAGTTGACCGAAAAGAAGTCCTTCGAGGCTGACCTGCAGACTGCGCTGCAGAATGACGAGCTGGAAGTGTATTACCAGCCGCAGGTGGCAACCCAGACCCGCAAGCTCTGTGGCTTCGAAGCGTTATTGCGCTGGAAACATCCTATCCGCGGTGACGTGCCGCCCAGCGTGTTCATTCCCGTCGCAGAAAGGACTGGCCTCATTCATTCGCTCGGTAAATGGGTGATGGAAACCGCGTGCCGGGAGGCCATGCAATGGGACGAGGACATGAAGGTGGCGGTCAATCTTTCGCCCGTTCAGTTCCACAGCACCAGTCTCATCCAGAATGTCATGGGCGCGCTTGAAAAAAGCGGACTTGAGCCGAGCCGTCTGGAGCTTGAGATTACGGAATCTATCCTTCTCAACAAGAGCGACCAGACGATCAATACGCTGTCACGGCTGAAGGCGGTCGGCATCAAAATCGCGATGGATGATTTCGGTACCGGCTATTCGTCGCTCGCCAACCTGCGCGGCGTCCCCTTCGACAAGATCAAGATCGATCGTTCTTTCCTGCGAGATATAACCACCGACCGCGATGCGCTTGCGATCGTAGAATTCGTGGTTGGCGTCGGTCGCAGTCTGCGGATGACGACGATTGCCGAGGGGATCGAGACGGAAGAGCAATATGAGTGCGTGAGGCGCCTCGGCTGCGATCAGGTTCAGGGATATCTCATCAGCAGACCCCTGCCGGCGAAAGAACTGGTGGCTTGGAGTTCTGTGTGA
- a CDS encoding FkbM family methyltransferase yields MEILDVHGVALPLSSDEVSPVIWQALTDGSYEAKEARSVLKAIKPGDRVLELGSGIGIITSIIAGIEDVSVWAFEANPSTAALAERVIKANCRGNVVFSQGLLTADEPSSYAFYVRKDLWMSSMDENQGPYEKRIEISSANIDEFVAEQGITALVMDIEGAERDLLGKAELAGVERIFVELHDHLYGLAGVRDIMQALTAKGYAYDPRGSRGPCVLFSRDDGPREYDPEVD; encoded by the coding sequence ATGGAAATACTGGACGTGCATGGGGTGGCCCTTCCTCTTTCTTCCGATGAGGTCTCGCCCGTCATCTGGCAGGCGCTGACCGACGGCAGCTATGAGGCAAAAGAAGCGCGGAGCGTCCTGAAAGCCATCAAACCAGGCGATCGTGTTCTCGAGTTGGGATCGGGCATCGGCATCATCACCTCGATCATCGCCGGCATTGAGGATGTATCCGTCTGGGCTTTCGAGGCCAATCCCTCCACGGCCGCGCTCGCGGAGCGGGTCATCAAGGCCAATTGCCGCGGCAATGTCGTGTTTTCGCAGGGACTTCTTACCGCCGACGAGCCGAGCTCCTATGCCTTTTATGTTCGCAAGGATCTCTGGATGTCGTCCATGGACGAAAATCAGGGCCCTTATGAAAAACGCATCGAAATCTCCTCCGCGAATATCGATGAATTTGTTGCGGAGCAGGGCATTACCGCGCTCGTTATGGATATAGAAGGCGCGGAGCGCGATCTGCTCGGCAAGGCCGAGCTTGCCGGCGTGGAGCGGATATTCGTTGAACTGCACGACCACCTTTACGGTCTCGCCGGCGTCCGCGACATCATGCAGGCACTCACCGCCAAAGGTTATGCCTATGATCCGCGCGGCTCTCGCGGTCCCTGCGTGCTGTTTTCCCGGGATGACGGCCCGAGGGAATACGATCCCGAGGTGGATTGA
- a CDS encoding alpha/beta fold hydrolase, translating to MGFVKTTDGTEIFYKDWGPKDAQPIVFHHGWPLSSDDWDAQMLFFLSKGFRVVAHDRRGHGRSAQVSEGHDMDHYASDAFAVVEALDLKNAVHIGHSTGGGEVARYVAKHGEPAGRVAKAVLVSAVPPIMVKTEANPEGLPMEVFDGFRSALAANRAQFFRDVPAGPFYGFNRDGATVHEGVIQNWWRQGMMGSAKAHYDGIKAFSETDQTEDLKNISVPTLVLHGEDDQIVPIADSAHKSIKLLKNGTLKTYPGFSHGMLTVNADVLNADLLAFIKG from the coding sequence ATGGGCTTTGTTAAGACGACAGACGGAACCGAAATCTTCTACAAGGACTGGGGCCCGAAGGATGCCCAGCCGATCGTTTTCCACCACGGCTGGCCGCTCTCTTCCGATGACTGGGATGCGCAGATGCTGTTCTTCCTCTCCAAGGGGTTTCGCGTCGTCGCCCATGACCGCCGTGGCCACGGCCGCTCGGCGCAGGTCTCGGAGGGGCACGACATGGATCATTATGCTTCCGACGCCTTTGCGGTCGTTGAGGCGCTGGACCTGAAGAACGCCGTCCATATCGGTCACTCCACCGGCGGCGGCGAGGTTGCCCGTTATGTCGCAAAGCATGGTGAGCCCGCCGGCCGTGTCGCCAAGGCCGTTCTCGTTTCCGCCGTACCACCGATCATGGTGAAGACCGAAGCCAATCCGGAAGGCCTGCCGATGGAGGTTTTCGACGGCTTCCGCTCGGCGCTTGCCGCAAACCGTGCGCAGTTCTTCCGCGACGTGCCGGCTGGCCCGTTCTATGGTTTCAACCGCGATGGCGCGACCGTTCATGAAGGCGTGATCCAGAACTGGTGGCGTCAGGGCATGATGGGCAGCGCAAAGGCCCACTACGACGGCATCAAGGCCTTTTCTGAAACCGACCAGACCGAAGACCTGAAGAATATCAGCGTTCCGACGCTGGTTCTGCACGGCGAAGACGACCAGATCGTTCCGATCGCCGACTCGGCTCACAAATCGATCAAGCTGCTGAAAAACGGCACCCTGAAGACCTATCCCGGCTTCTCGCACGGCATGCTGACCGTCAATGCCGATGTGCTGAACGCCGACCTGCTTGCCTTTATCAAGGGCTGA
- a CDS encoding FGGY-family carbohydrate kinase, translating to MSESTRPSRVAVIDIGKTNAKVVVIDTGSGEEIACEKRTNPVLRDGPYPHYDVEMLWHFILSALQRFGREPGFDAISITTHGASAALLDGNGNLAMPVLDYEHSYPKPVQKVYRELRPDFAETGSPQLPAGLNLGAQIHFQKTAFPDDFAKVRDIVTYPQYWAGLLTGVQATETTSLGCHTDLWNPRRKSFSSLVERLGIQHLMAPVRSAFDVLGTIHPSLAQETGLSATMPVYCGIHDSNASLLPHLLRRNGDFSVVSTGTWVVNFAIGGKADALDPSRDTLLNVDALGRPVPSSRFMGGREYEMLAAQFGPATIHEIEAALGGVIEKGMMLLPSVVSGSGPFPEKAARWIADGDATGAERHATASLYLALMTEFCLSLVERRGPVVVEGPFAGNTLYLKALAAFAETDVIAMEGSTGTSAGAALLTGIKPVAGRERHFTAGDIPELTSYRTAWRDNLASPK from the coding sequence ATGAGCGAGAGCACCAGACCGAGCCGGGTCGCGGTCATCGATATCGGCAAGACCAATGCCAAAGTGGTCGTCATCGACACCGGCAGCGGCGAGGAAATTGCCTGCGAGAAGCGGACGAACCCCGTTCTCCGCGATGGCCCCTACCCGCATTATGATGTGGAGATGCTCTGGCACTTCATTCTTTCCGCGCTTCAGCGGTTTGGCCGCGAGCCGGGTTTCGATGCGATTTCCATTACCACCCATGGCGCTTCAGCAGCGCTTCTCGATGGAAACGGCAACCTTGCCATGCCGGTGCTCGATTACGAACATAGCTACCCCAAACCCGTTCAGAAAGTATATCGCGAGCTCAGGCCCGATTTCGCAGAGACCGGCTCGCCGCAGCTTCCTGCAGGACTGAACCTCGGTGCACAAATCCATTTCCAGAAAACCGCCTTTCCGGACGATTTCGCCAAGGTGCGCGACATCGTCACTTACCCGCAATATTGGGCAGGGCTGCTGACCGGCGTTCAGGCAACCGAAACGACATCGCTTGGTTGCCACACGGACCTGTGGAACCCGCGCCGGAAGAGCTTTTCCTCGCTGGTGGAGCGTCTCGGCATCCAGCATCTGATGGCGCCTGTCCGCTCCGCTTTCGATGTGCTGGGAACGATCCACCCATCGCTGGCGCAGGAAACCGGGCTGTCTGCGACGATGCCGGTCTATTGCGGCATCCATGATTCCAATGCCTCGCTCCTGCCGCACCTTCTTCGCCGCAACGGAGATTTTTCTGTCGTTTCCACCGGCACCTGGGTGGTGAATTTCGCCATTGGCGGCAAGGCGGATGCATTGGATCCCAGCCGCGATACGCTTTTGAATGTCGATGCCCTCGGGCGACCCGTTCCTTCCTCTCGCTTCATGGGCGGCAGGGAATATGAGATGTTGGCGGCGCAATTCGGGCCAGCGACGATCCACGAGATTGAAGCCGCGCTCGGCGGAGTTATCGAAAAAGGAATGATGCTGCTGCCGAGCGTTGTCAGCGGCTCCGGCCCCTTTCCGGAAAAGGCGGCACGCTGGATCGCCGATGGCGATGCAACAGGGGCGGAGCGACATGCCACTGCCTCGCTCTATCTCGCCCTGATGACGGAATTCTGCCTTTCGCTCGTTGAACGACGAGGACCTGTGGTCGTTGAAGGACCCTTCGCCGGAAACACGCTCTATTTGAAGGCACTCGCCGCTTTCGCAGAAACCGACGTCATTGCCATGGAAGGCTCGACGGGAACCAGTGCGGGTGCTGCGCTCCTCACCGGGATCAAGCCGGTTGCAGGGCGAGAGCGTCATTTCACGGCGGGGGATATCCCCGAGCTGACGTCCTATCGCACCGCCTGGCGGGACAATCTGGCCTCGCCCAAATAA
- the rhaM gene encoding L-rhamnose mutarotase — protein MPELEKHAFKMKLFAGKEAEYKKRHDEIWPELVALLHEAGVSDYSIHLDPETNTLFGVLTRPKTHGMAALPEHPVMKKWWAHMADIMDSNPDNSPVVKDLVTVFHLP, from the coding sequence ATGCCGGAACTCGAAAAACACGCCTTCAAGATGAAACTCTTCGCCGGCAAGGAGGCCGAATACAAAAAGCGCCACGACGAGATATGGCCTGAACTGGTGGCGCTGCTGCACGAGGCAGGTGTCAGCGACTACTCCATCCATCTCGACCCGGAAACCAACACTCTCTTCGGCGTGCTGACGCGGCCGAAGACCCACGGCATGGCGGCTTTGCCCGAACACCCCGTGATGAAAAAGTGGTGGGCCCATATGGCCGACATCATGGACAGCAATCCCGATAATTCACCCGTTGTAAAAGACCTGGTGACGGTGTTCCATCTGCCATGA
- a CDS encoding ABC transporter permease encodes MSTNSQPSQAPRVIPDKLGTPLSRIMASWEVLLLGVAILIFIANSLASPYFLNAWNLSDATFNFTEKAIIAFAMALLIIAGEIDLSVAAIIALASTAMGAAVQMGVGTPGLVAIGIGTGLFCGAFNGFLVAGLKLPSIVVTIGTMSLFRGISYMVLGDQAYGKYPADFGYFGQGYVFWVISFEFVLFIVMAVLFAILLHATNFGRQVYVIGTNPFAARFSGIPVERVKFILFLLTGLMSGIAAVCLTSRLGSTRPSIAQGWELEVVTMVVLGGVSILGGSGTIAGVVIAAFVMGLVTFGLGLLNVPGIVMSIFVGLLLIITIAIPIVVRRLRAMKG; translated from the coding sequence ATGAGCACGAACTCCCAACCATCGCAGGCGCCGCGCGTCATTCCCGACAAACTCGGCACGCCGCTCAGCCGTATCATGGCCAGTTGGGAAGTGCTGCTGCTTGGCGTCGCGATCCTCATCTTCATCGCCAATTCGCTCGCCTCGCCCTATTTCCTCAATGCCTGGAATCTGTCTGACGCCACCTTCAACTTCACGGAAAAGGCCATCATCGCCTTTGCCATGGCGCTTCTGATCATCGCCGGTGAAATCGACCTGTCGGTCGCCGCGATCATCGCGCTCGCCTCCACCGCCATGGGAGCGGCGGTGCAGATGGGTGTCGGCACGCCCGGCCTCGTCGCCATTGGCATTGGCACCGGGCTTTTCTGCGGCGCCTTCAACGGCTTTCTGGTCGCGGGGCTGAAACTGCCCTCTATCGTCGTCACCATCGGCACCATGAGCCTGTTTCGCGGTATTTCCTACATGGTGCTGGGGGATCAGGCCTATGGCAAATATCCGGCGGATTTCGGCTATTTCGGTCAAGGCTATGTGTTCTGGGTGATCTCCTTCGAATTCGTGCTGTTCATCGTCATGGCCGTCCTCTTCGCCATTTTGCTGCACGCCACCAATTTCGGCCGGCAGGTCTATGTCATCGGCACCAACCCCTTCGCCGCCCGCTTTTCCGGCATTCCCGTCGAGCGCGTGAAGTTCATCCTCTTCCTGCTCACCGGCCTGATGAGCGGCATCGCCGCCGTCTGCCTCACCTCGCGGCTCGGCTCTACCCGCCCGTCGATCGCTCAAGGCTGGGAGCTTGAGGTGGTGACCATGGTGGTGCTGGGCGGCGTTTCCATTCTCGGCGGTTCCGGCACAATTGCAGGCGTCGTCATCGCCGCCTTCGTCATGGGCCTCGTCACTTTCGGTCTCGGTCTTTTGAATGTGCCCGGTATCGTCATGTCGATCTTTGTCGGTCTGCTGCTGATCATCACCATCGCCATCCCCATCGTCGTCCGCCGCCTTCGAGCCATGAAAGGCTGA
- a CDS encoding ABC transporter permease: MQRLLKNREWLLAGIIIVMIAGFALRAPGFGRPGNLVNIFNDTSILIILALGQMAVILTRSIDLSVAANLAFTGMAVAMTNAAFPGIPLPLLIAMAVGIGAFLGSINGILVWWLGIPPIVVTLGTLTIYRGMAFVLSGGGWVNAHQFSPTFLNVPRTMILGMPVLSWVAILIIAGAWLVLTRSSFGRSAYAAGGNPGAAVYAGIDVGRTRFFAFVLSGALAGLASYLWVSRYAVAYVDIAAGFELDSVAANVIGGISIAGGIGSVAGAVLGALFLGVIKNALPVIGISPFAQMAISGVVIVLAVVFNARAEARKGRIILRDRAAANHGKEASA; the protein is encoded by the coding sequence ATGCAACGTCTACTCAAAAATCGCGAATGGCTGCTGGCGGGCATCATCATCGTCATGATTGCTGGCTTTGCCCTGCGCGCACCCGGCTTCGGCCGGCCCGGCAATCTCGTCAACATATTCAATGATACGTCCATCCTCATCATTCTGGCGCTCGGCCAGATGGCGGTCATTCTCACCAGATCCATCGATCTCTCCGTCGCCGCCAATCTCGCCTTTACCGGCATGGCCGTGGCGATGACCAATGCCGCCTTTCCGGGCATTCCGCTGCCGCTTCTCATTGCCATGGCGGTCGGCATCGGGGCGTTTCTGGGTTCCATCAACGGCATACTCGTCTGGTGGCTCGGCATTCCGCCCATCGTCGTCACGCTCGGCACCCTTACCATCTATCGCGGCATGGCCTTCGTGCTTTCGGGCGGCGGCTGGGTGAATGCGCATCAGTTTTCGCCGACCTTCCTCAATGTGCCGCGCACCATGATCCTCGGCATGCCGGTTCTGTCGTGGGTCGCCATTCTCATCATTGCCGGGGCCTGGCTGGTGCTCACGCGCAGCTCCTTCGGTCGCTCCGCTTACGCCGCCGGCGGCAATCCTGGTGCTGCCGTCTATGCCGGCATCGATGTCGGCCGCACCCGCTTCTTCGCCTTCGTGCTCTCGGGCGCGCTCGCCGGTCTCGCCAGCTATCTCTGGGTGTCGCGTTACGCCGTCGCCTATGTGGATATCGCCGCCGGTTTCGAACTGGATAGTGTGGCGGCCAATGTGATCGGCGGCATCTCGATTGCCGGCGGCATCGGCTCGGTGGCAGGAGCGGTGCTTGGCGCGCTGTTCCTCGGCGTCATCAAGAACGCGCTGCCCGTCATCGGCATCTCGCCCTTCGCGCAGATGGCGATATCAGGCGTGGTCATCGTGCTCGCTGTTGTCTTCAACGCGCGCGCTGAGGCCAGGAAGGGCCGCATCATCCTGCGTGACAGGGCCGCCGCAAACCATGGCAAGGAAGCATCCGCATGA